aagcttgaggcatgtgatggttaccatactagagcatttgatgagagctctagtgtggattttatgtatacagtttatgatgcatgcacaggtcaggcctTGGTTCGTGAAATGTTTAAGCTTTTGTGtcaatgtatgatcatgtatgggattttattagatacacaggatgtatagtaggcttgctacaggttctggagatcttaagtcgatttgaatcctagcgccggtagcgattcggtttccgggtcgttgcAAAATAATTACTGAGGAGGTAAATGGGCACTTGATGACCGCCGGACTTCTTACACTTTGGGATGTGTTCGGACTCTGAAGAAGAATATAAGTCCAAAGCCAATTAAGTCATTCTCAAGCAGACCGGCCCAACATCGCGAGCCCTAGCCCGACGACGTGAAGCAGGCCGGATCAGCCATACGCGCAAGTCCAACAGAAGACAATCTAGCTTGGTGATATGACGCAGGGCAGAATAGCAGgcccagtcacttcgcagcTCTACTAGCATGCGCGCCGGAGGGAATTAAATGACCGCCTGACAAAGAGAGGTAAGTTGGCGAGTCCGCATATATGTATCTGAGTGACAGAAACAGGTGCTACTGTAGCAGAGTGACTGTTATATGTCACTAGAGGATAAAAGGAAAAGGGATAAAGGGGGAGAGACGCGATTCTCTCTGGCTAAGCTTATACTCACACTGTAAATCCTATTTTTTGGATCTTAAAATATCAAACATAacctttttatattatttccaTCAGAGCACAAGAGTgtataaaatcattaaaacctaCCGCCTTGATAAAACTATACCTCACAACCTCCTAACTTATCCTCCTAGTTTAGAATTGTATTGAAATTGTCAATACAACACTATGGCAAGTCTTATGAAACATAGAGGCATCTTAAATGTGGGACCCTAGATAGATGTGGGATTTACAATCCCATATCAGCTGattataaatattgattttaatatataaattctagtaaaaaactactaaataacttagtTGAAATATTTTGGACCAAGTAGAAAATAgttccaaaagttatttggttCAGTTTGGGCCTGTTACAttaattggtatcaaagccactATGAATCAGAAAAATTGTGCGAGACTAGTGGATCTACGAGGAAAGGGTTACCCGTAAGACGAGATAGAGCCATCCAAAGCACTAGCAAACTACAATACCTAAGAGTTTAGTCCTGACTTACCAATTGTATTCAATTCAGCATAGAAAAATTATAACCAAGACATCGTAAAATTTAAGAGGAGTGTGGGACCCGCAATTTGGATAGATGTGGAATTTATAATTCCACATCGGGGCCGATTATAAATgttgaatttaatatataaattatagtaaaaaactattaaataattcgGATTAACTATTTTGGGTCAAGTggaaaataaatctaaaaattatttgagtCAGTTTGAACCGGACTATTATACTACATTAAATCATTTTGCAAAAGATCTTGGTTGCCCATATCAAAATATCCATATGCAAAAGTTATTTGCCATTGTACTTTTGCATTAACAATTTGTACATGACAATCCACAAAGTGTTGAAAAACTAATCACCGTTTCAACAACAAAAAGTTGTTCCAATAAAATGATAAACCCCTTCCTTTCCAATCGgataaatgaaaattgaaaaaggAGAGCCACATTAACGTTGCAAATATTTCATATACTTAAACCGATTCTTAGCCTATATGAGGAGAACGATGGATGGttgatatttatataaaaggTTTTTTAAAGTTTTCACTGTCGAGAAATACCTAGTACCCTAACAGTTCTAAATTAAGGACACCATTTGAACATACAAGAGTCAATATATATTGATTTGTTAACCAAATAAAACTATGACCACTACCTAAAAGGATGCAGTTTGAGTATAATCACAAACACCTTACGTATAGAATTCTCCACATGGTGCATATTTCAtgtgaaaggaaagttttaatagCTTTTGAAGATGAGAAAAAATCATTGGATCTTTCATCAAACAAGTGGTAGGCATATCTAAGCATCCCTTTGTTATTGATTTAGTCAAAAGGAAGTTAATGCGTCCTTCTATGAAAACTCGTTATGAAAGGTAACGCGACCTTAACCTACAAAAATCCTCAAGCTCGCTTTGTACCGATACTCAACAATCAAAGCATACACTAAAAGAAAGGCTTAAAAACCCCAGTACTATGCTCACTGTGCATCTCTTCATCCTAGATTTGCTAACTTGGTCCTATTCACCATTTCATGTcccaataatttaaaaaaatatattttttaatttttatattataaaaagctttttaatttattttttaattttaaaaaatatattaaaatattattaaaatttttaaaatttttactaattagttattttattaattttagctattaaatattttaatatttaatttctataatttagaaaaactctaattctttaattttgtaaaaaatttatttattaatttatttttatcaagagaatttaagatttttttataatatttaacaactaATATTAAGGGtatgattaattagtaaatttttaaaaatcttcaaaagtttagtattttttttaaaataaaaaattaattaatgagtttttctataaaaactaaataataattttttttatattacatatttaataagtgacttgttttaataaattaattagtatattaattttgataaaaagtatttgaaaaattctaaatataaataaaattataatattttttacatatttttttcttttgatgcAAATTATGGAAAATATTCGGATcaaaatatactaaaaaaaacagtgatttagCGACCAGAATTTTAGTCGCTAAAAGGAAGAATTTGATTGCTATTTTAATAGCgactatttagcgaccaaaatgaaatggtcGGTGTTTGGCCAGTTGCTAAGTATTAGCGACGATTTGAAAATTCGTCGCTATTTTAGCGACGAATCAGCGACCatattttggtcgctaatttggtatCATGGCAAATTAAGTATTAGAAATATTAGTCACCGTgtggaagtaaattggtcgttaaatTTTGGTCGCGAAATGGTCGCTGTTTTGATCGCTAATTTGGTCGATATTTTGTCGTTATTTGGTCTCAGGGAAGAGCATTTAGTCGCTATTTCGTcgcaaattaatagtaaaatcaaaaaaatatttgttatttaatttacttttgtGGCTGATTAGTTACTAATAAatgcatttaaatctgattgggtaatttacgatttagtccctaggtattgccattattaataagtcagtccctgtatttttagaaatctattaaaacgtccttatgttttatttccgtcaacgaaatagtccttccgtcctattttccgttaaaattagataaaggaggagagagaaaatttttaaaatccaattttaccctcaaataaaaccatttatttagtccttgtatattgtaattactaacaagttagtccttacattttcaaaaatctattaaaatatttttatcttttttcatatctattaaaacgtccttattattttttccatcaatgaaatagtccctatcttttctcacatctattaaaacatccttatcgtttatttaagtcaacgaaatagtccctcctcatcgtttctttctgtcaacgaaatcgtctctccctatatttttagaaatatattaaaacgtccttattgtttctttttgtcaacgaaatagtccctatcttttcttagatctattaaaacatccttattgtttctttttatcaacaaaatagtccatatcttttctttcctcttcctcctcctcctcctcctcctcctcctccgccgccgaaaaagaagaagaagaagaagaagaagaagaagagaaagaagaaaaagaagaagaaggagaagaagaagaagaaggagaagaagaagaagaaggagagaaagaagaaaaagaagaagaagaaggagaagaatgagaagaagaagaagaagaaaaagaagaaaaagaagcaaaagaagaaaaaggagaagaagcagaagaagaaggagaaaaaacagaagctgaagaagaaaaaggagaagaagcagaagaagaagaagcaaaaggaagaagaattgatgaagaagaaaaggaaggaggaggaggagaaaaataattgggggtaatttagtcttttactatatttttaacggcaaaaatagacaaaaggactatttcgttgacggagagaaaacataaggacgttttaataggtttctgaaaatacagggactgacttgttaataatggcaatacccagggactaaatcgtaaattacccaatctgattcatatcatttttcaaataaattcataaacttgctataatatcaatatgtacatacacattccaatatataaaacatcaaagacaaTATATACATATCAACTTCATTTTCATAATTCTGCAATCTAAAAGTTCAAAACATTACTATAGTTCAACACTAAGAAacttaaaatatctcaaaatacaTAATGGATCTAAATAGTATCAAATTCATATCATAAAGTATATTATTTAAGTCAATGAGAAATGACATCATGCTAATCCATATGTGAATCACCAAGGGATCTATGAGCTGGATGAATATCAGATGATGATGGCATCAATGAGGAAGACTGTTGTCCCATCTTCGCTGCCTATAGTTCATCACGCATTTGAGCTATCATCTGATTTTGGTCTTCTACAAGTTTTTGCAAACTATTATGCTTCTCTTCAAACTTTGCTTCAATTTCCTTCTTCCATTCTGGTGATTGGGATGATGGAACATCAACAAATGTTCCCCTAGTTCCTGTTTGAGAGAAGGCAGAAGAGGCAGCACTACCTAAACCATAAACTCGACTTTTTTGCCATCCTCCTGCTGCAGTAATAAACAATTGATCCTCATTAATAGTTCCTCAATCTCCTTCCACATGATCTGATCCCACATACTGGCTTGACTGTTGTTCTTTTAGCTTCAGATAATTTTCCTAGAAAATCACATAATAACAGTTCAATTTGAATACTAAAGTAAGGAAAAATGCTAATACCTACAAGATATAACAATTATAATACCTACAAGATATAACAATTATAATACCTGCAAGATATCACATTTACAATACTTCCAAGATATGATAATagaaaaatcaatcacacaactgagaatcataaacaatttccttgtgagaatcataaacaatttccttgtgagaatcacctagatatcagaatcatacttgcaactcaaaatcaatcaacaactcaaaatcaatcacacagcTGAAAATCAATCACATAGACATCAAAATCATACTTGCAAGATATTACTTAGAAAGACAACTTGTTTATATAGAAACTTACATAAACAATTTCAGCTCGTTTATCAACAAATTTGTTGCGATCACTCTTCTTTGTATGGATGTGGAGAAACAACTCAGCTGCAGTTGGAGGAACTTTGTCTGTGTTAGCATTTTGTATGCGTCTAGCATGCTCCTCATGTGTTATGGACCCGCCTGTATGTTTAGAAGGACCagctctgtaacagcccggacgtgatccccggcactgttaccgctcacggcccagggctatccctcgcctggcctcttgccacctcgggctttccactggcgtcgtgagcagctcttaacatcccttcaccctcacgggttccaggcaggatttgtccctcgggagagcacctacggcccatcttaccccaagtggatttggcccaaatttccctttggaaattaggtcgcctcccccactgctcgaacccttgacctcccactttaagggaatagtctggtgagagtgagtaccaattgtgccattggaacaattggtactcactctcaccagactattcccttacgccagtggaaagcccgaggtggcaagaggccaggcgagggatagccctgggccgtgagcggtaacagtgccggggatcacgtccgggctgttacaagctCCTTCACTCCCTTCTCTGTTAGGCGGTTTTTTGAGTACTTCATTGACTTTGCTACATACTCTGGAGTACTCCAATCTAAATTTCATTTATCTCAAACTTTAACTGATATATAAGCactcctcttttttttcttcttttcatttgTCAGAAAGTCTTTGTATCAGGTAGCTGCAAGTGCTGTTGTGCATAGTGCACTAGCTGCAAGTGCATTGCTGGGCAGCATGTGCACCTTGCTGCTGCACTTGCAGCAAGTGCAATGCTGCACTGCACAACATTTATGCACAGCAGATGCTTGCTGCAAGTGTAGCACTACACTTGCAGCAAGTGCAGTGCTACACAGCATGTGCACGTTGTTGCTGCACTTGTAGCAAGTGCAGTGTTGCACAGCATGTGCACCTTACTGCTGCACTTGCATGTCCCATCCCTTTCTTCCACTTAAGGTTGTGCCAttacaattaattttaagttaaaaaacaaGAATgccattaataaaatatattactttTAATCAGAAAAGAGCAATCTAACAATCCctgttaaataaataaagttacTATAATTGAATGGCTTACCTTTAAAAGTTTGTTtcctaaaaagaaaaaaatttactttcttagcctaaatttgaattaataataatagtaataaaatattttactagaTTATTTACCCCAATTTAACAAGGTCTTAAGTTCACAATTGTGCTGTGTGGCAAGACTCATGCATAAAGAATTGCCTCTACCCCACTCCCTATATTTAGGACCACCTTACACAGTATACACTGAACAAGACAAGATTTTTCCCTGAATTCACTAAAGCCTATAGCTAATGGATCTACTACTATTTCTACAATTTAAtaagttaaataattaaatttaaacaaaatatgtTGTTCAacatatttaatatttgatttgTTTATGTTGAAATATGGTCATTACACTGCAAGTAAACGACCACAacatgatttatttatttatttttctcttgaaAGAATCATGCTTGATTATGATACTCAAAATCCTGGAattcagttaattttttttaaaaaaaaattatgatttgaAGATTAAGGTGACTAAAATTTTTGAGAGATCAATATACAATTATAAttctcataaaaataataattaaaatagcaACGTATTTAGAAAGTTTTAATTACAAGACGTTTCTTCCATGGTTTTTCTATATATACTTCTTTATCgtttacaatttaattattattatttctttcatTAATAAAAGGAAGGCATTTGAGAACATTAgctaaagattaaaaaaaaatggaatcTGCTACTGAATATTTCTGCAACCTCAAAATAGTAAAAAGGGTGAGGTGAAGCAGCCTAAATGTTAAGCAAGCAATTTCAATTATTGTTAAGCTATGAGTTCATAGACAGGAAAACTTTGTTATTCAACACGTCAACAATGGAATGcataaactttcattacatcTTCCAGAAAAAGTCTAACAACAATCAATAGAAATTATGGAATATCTTGCAGTTATGTACATGTAGAATCTATCTTCAACAGTGGAGAATAGATTCCACACAGATCATTTAAGAGAGGGTGTATATATACTGTGTACAATGAATAATTTCTCAACCCCCATGAGCTCATATTTATTGCTTTTCCATTGATACAACAACTGGGCAATTATGATATTAATAAGACATATTCGAAACAGAAACCTATAATACAATATCTCTCTTATCATAATTGAGAGGTAACGACAAGCAATGCAATTCACAATCTCAAACAAAACAGAAGCATATACATGCAAACATAAAATTACAACATTAGATTATTcccaaaaattaattaaaatttgaaaaatctaACATAAAATCTCTACTTTACAGATGAACGTGCATAAAAATTCACCAAAGAAGGAAATACTTTGAATGCTTATAAATAAATGGAAAAACAATGCTGACTAGATATAAAttatacaaataaaaatttatatataaaaaaaattatgcatcCAAATCAAAATCATCAGGTCAGAACTAAATCAATATAATTCGCTGAaaacaaaacaataaaaaaggaCTAAAGTAAAGAAGAAGCAAAGTTAATAAACCCTGGATAGAAGGAGAAGAGCACGCTCTCGTGTTTCAGGATTTTGTAACGCTTGAATCAACTGAACCATCGTATCCATATCTGGGTATTGATGATCAGCGTGGGAAAATGAGGTGAAGATAGAAGCTCGTGATTGGGATTCCGACTTCGACATTATCTTCAGACTCAGATATACTTATCTGacatgaaaaagaagaaaaaaaaaaaaaaagaaaacaaacacAAAGGAAAGCAAAATATGGGTTTAGATCTGAGACAAAGAGTGTGTGATTGTAAATGGCAGTGTTTAAGTTTGTGTTTGTGGAAGCGTAGGGAGCTGTGGAGAGTGAGAGGAAGTTGCAGTGGTTATGGAAGTGGAaagagaaaaaaggaagaaaccAAGTTTCTATTCAGATAAGCTTTTTTTCCCTCTCTAATGCGAGAAAGCTGTGTAGAACAGAAAACATACCTTTGCAAAGGGGAACTTGCTTCTTCTCAGCAAGAGTGAACCAGCAGACTAGGAGTGAACTAGCAGTGACCGATGACACGCCGTGACGGCAACGAACTAGTAATGATGCACTTGCTTCTTCTAAGGCAAGGGCGGCAGAAAATCAAATCAACAGGGAGGAAGGCAGACTGGAGATGcagtatgaaagaaaagaacgAAAAATGACTTAGGGTTAGGTTAGAGTATCCCTTAAATTGACAAAATAACGTCATTttgtataccgaattgaaatcacttaatttaaaattttaaataaaataaaatttaattaaaattttaaaaataaaatggtcgctgattagtCGCTATATAGCGACTAAACTAATTAATCGCTAAATATGGTcgcaaattataatattatatttccgCTCAAAAAATAGTCGCAATTTCGTCGCAAATATGGTCGCAAATGTCTCACGCCACTAATTCCAACTAAACTTAGTGACGATTTaatatttggtcgctaaatagcgatCAAATAACGACCAAAAATTGGTCGTTGagctttttgttaaataaaaatattattttattcatgtagtagcaaaatggtcgctgattggctGCTATATAGCAACAAaaaattttggtcgcaatttcacagtttttttgtagtggtattacataatttttgttgaaaagaattttaaaaataaaacataatggAACATAAtcgtaatattattattaaatttataaatattcaaaatttacttattataaatggctataattaaaaatttatctgtataagttttatttgatattgttatatttaaaatttatctgaGTTTTGTTTAAGCTTTTAGCATAGTTGTGCTTTGGACTATTAGGTTTaacttgtatttattttttgtaaagCTTGGCAGATCTGCCTTGTATTTATTTTTCTGTAACGCTTGGCAGATCTGCCTTATATCCAGGAGTGATTAGTAtttggttcaaatcgaaaaaatcgatcgaactgaattaatttaaaaattcgatttgattttttattcatttcgattcgatttgatttttaattttaaaattttttgttatttcgGTTTAgctttgatcagaaaaaaatcaaaaaatcgaatcgaaccgattagtgataataatatattattttcgataatatagagagattagatcatattaaagttaaaatatttcaattaaattttaaaataataaaaataaagtggaaaaaataaaaaatttattaaaaactcaaatagatgaaaccgaactaaatcaaaccgaatcagatcaattcgattcaattcgatttcttactaaaatcaattcgattcgattcgatttctaactaaaatcaattcgattcaattttcactaataccaaaattttaattttccatttatttaattcgatttgattttaaaccgaactgaCCGATTGCTCACTCGTACTTATATCTCTTTTTTCCTCCAATGatatatcatatttttaaaaatatattattaaaatgtgaaataagtttaaatataattaaatagacCGAGAAatgtaaattataataattttatttattcttttaattataacaaaatttgATATTACAAATTTAGACTtatatagaagaaaaaaaattttgaacaatAATATTTAGATCATTAGATATAGTTCGAAAATGAAAATACAATCATAAATGTCAAAAATCAACTTCAACAATTCCTACAAAATAATaaaccaaataataaaaatcaatcatGCTTGATGAAATCAACCATTGTCTTAATGAGAGGTGCAATATTCTCACTCTTAGGATTGAATAAATGGAAGCAATGTTCTTCATTTTTAGTCTCATAGTAATCAACTTCCCCTTCCCATCCACATTTTTTCATTATCTCGTAGTAAGAATCTCCTCTACTCTTCAAGAAATCTCTCTCCGCCACACAAACCAGCACCCTATCACACTTCAGCTTCATCAAATCCGGATCCACTTCCGGGTTTAGCCTCGGGTCATCATTCGACCCGGAACTCGTCGGGCACATGTATTTGTAGAACTTGTCGACTTGTTGAGTCCCAAAATATGGGTGCACTATAAGCAGCCTAGTTATGTTTACACCCGGCAATTGTGTAGCCCCAGCTTTCACGGCGACGTAGTGTGCAAGATTAGCTCCAGCACTTTCACCGGCCAAGATAACCCGCCCGAGATCCGCATGCTCGTTGATACAAGGCTCAGGACCTTGTCCATTGGAGTGGCTAGCGACCCATTGAAACCCTTCCCATGAATCATCATATGCAATAGGTAATT
This region of Manihot esculenta cultivar AM560-2 chromosome 10, M.esculenta_v8, whole genome shotgun sequence genomic DNA includes:
- the LOC110624464 gene encoding 2-hydroxyisoflavanone dehydratase, which codes for MATDSSSEITHDFPGFFKVYKDGRIERYMNSDFSPPGLDPETGIHSKDVLISSTTGVKARIFLPKLADPSRKFPLLVHYHGGGFCMGSALSTRFKNFLSALASQANIITMSIEYRLAPEHKLPIAYDDSWEGFQWVASHSNGQGPEPCINEHADLGRVILAGESAGANLAHYVAVKAGATQLPGVNITRLLIVHPYFGTQQVDKFYKYMCPTSSGSNDDPRLNPEVDPDLMKLKCDRVLVCVAERDFLKSRGDSYYEIMKKCGWEGEVDYYETKNEEHCFHLFNPKSENIAPLIKTMVDFIKHD